TCGCCAGTTATTGGTGCAACGATGGCAGACCATCCAAACTGAGGGAAAGTAGTATTCCCAGCTGTAAAATTATTGAAATTTTCATTGATGTTAGATACCTGAGCATTCGCTGTTAAGGCTGTAAACATCAGAGTTCCTAAAAGTAATTTTAATTTCATGAGATTATTTTTATTTAGAATTATTCCACAAAAATATATATTTATTTTTAATGAGTCTAAATAAAGTTTTATATTTGTCGAAAATTTGTACCCTTATGAAGAAGAAAGTGCTTTCCGTTCTATTATTATCCGTAGCCTTATGGATGAATGCGCAAGAAAAGGATTCTCTTAATCAAAAGAAAATTGAAGAAGTTGTTATTACAGGACAGTACATGCAGCAGTCTATTAATAAATCGATATATAAGGTTGATGTTATTGATGCAGAACAGATTAAAAATATGGCAGCGACTAATGTTGCCGAGGTTTTAAATCAAAGTCTTAACATACAAATCACTCCAGATACCCGTTCAGGAAATTCTACCGCCAATATCATGGGACTTAATGGAGATTATGTAAAGATCCTTATAGATAATATTCCGGTAGTAGGAGATACAGGGCTGGGAAGCAATATTGACCTTACCAAAATTACCCTAAGCAATATCGAAAGAATTGAAATTGTAAAAGGAAGTATGGGTGTTGAATATGGAAACGGCGCTGTTGCCGGGGTGATCAATATTATTACAAAGAAAACCGGTACAAAGAAAGTAAGTGTAAGAGGCTCTGTACAGGAAGAAACAGTAAGAGACAATTATGATCTTAAGAAAAGAGGGAACGGAAGACATATTCAGAACCTGAATATAGATTATAATATCAGCAACGAATGGTTTGCAAGCATCAATTTCAACCATAATCAGTTTATGGGATATGAAGGTGAAAGCAAAGGCTACAAATATTTCGGACAGGACAATCAGAGAGGATATGACTGGAACCCGAAAGACCAGTATGATGCCTCTGCATTGCTAAGGTATACAAAAAATAAAACAACATTTTTCTACAAACTGTCCTATCTTAATGAAAAATTTAACTTCTACAACCCAGAAGTAAGCCGGAATCCGCTTAATGACGGGATGGGTGGAGTATCTTATGAGAGCAGAGACAGAAAGTATAATACGGACCGCTGGGTGCATCAGTTTAATATTCAGACCAATCTGGGACATATCCGATACATGGGGGACTTCTCCTATCAGAATCAGGACAGAAAATATTATGACTACAATTACGATATTCCGAACAGAGCAATAAAGAGCCGTCAGGACGAAAAATCTTACTATAAAACAGACGTTATCTACTCAAGAGGAATGTTCAGTAATTTTCTGGATAGTAAAGTTTTTGATTTCCAGCTGGGGTATGAGTTAGATTACACTAATGGTTATGCTGCTTTGATTGCCGGAGACTTCTTTGGTGAAGCGGTAAAAAGAAAGATATTTACCTATTCCAATTTCCTTTCTGCAGAATGGAACGTTTCAGACAAATTCTCTTTAAGACCGGGAGTAAGACTTTCCCTTAGTGAGAACTTCAACAATCAGTACAACTACTCTTTATCAGCAAGATATAAAACTTCTGAGAACTCAAATCTTAGAGCCATCATAGGATCGGCAAATCGCTTCCCTAAATATGATGAGCTGTACACCTATTTTGTAAATCTTAACCATGATGTACAGGGAAATCCAGATTTAAATCCAGAAAAAGGATTCTCAGCAGGCCTTTTCTGGAACCAGAACTTTTCAGTGGATAATGGCTGGAAAATCGCTTACGGAGTGGATGCATTATATCTGGATGTGCGTGACAGGATTGAAATGGTAATGGTAAAAGAACCTTCTACCTACAAATACATGAATCTTAATACCTATAAAAATCTATTATTCTCAGCCAATGTAGATTTTAGAAAAGATCAGTTTGCCCTGTCTTTAAGAGGTTCGGTAAACGGAACATCTGTATCAATGAATGAATTAAAATCCTCTTCTCCTACAGACTTCCAGTATTTAGTACAGGCAGGAGCTTCAGCAACTTATAAACTGAAAAATACCGATACAAATTTTGCCCTTTACTATAAATTCACAGGTCCGGACAGAATTTATGTGTCTGACGGAACAGGTGGTTTCCGCCTGGGAAAAGTAGACAGCTTTCATATGATGGATTTTATCGTAAGCCAGCCTTTCTGGAATAAGCATTTTGAAATCTCCGCTGGGGTAAAAAATATATTTGATGTAACAAGATTAAACTCTACAGCAGTTGCAGGTTCAGCCCATGCAGCAGCGAATGGGGTTGTTAATTTATACTATGGCAGAAGCTATTTTGCCCGATTAATGTTTCAATTTTAAATAATAAGTTACTGTTATGAAGTATTTAAAAATATTGTCTATTCTTTCCATCATGGCGGCTACACAGTCTTGTCTCTCTGCAGATGAAGATCCGGTTCCGGTTCCTCCTATGACTGGATCAGAAGTTAATGTAAAAGTTGGTGGCCCTACAGAACCTAATCAGGTTTGGATTGATCTAAGTGATTACACCAATCCGGCTGTCAACAGCAGAACAGATTGGGATCTTGGTTTTTATACAGGAGATGAGTTTCGTGTAATTATGAACGGATCTCTTGCCATGACGGTTGTTAAAATACCTAATGCTACAGATATCAGTAAAGTAAAAGATACTGATGCAGCAAGCTTGAAAGAAATTGCTCAGGTGGGAACATTTGATGCTGCCAATATGCAATATATCGACAATCCTAACGGTAATTTTCTGACTCAAACTTCAGGAATTGATGCCATCAAAGAAAATGATGCTGATAATCCTGTTTATCTGATCA
The window above is part of the Chryseobacterium sp. MA9 genome. Proteins encoded here:
- a CDS encoding TonB-dependent siderophore receptor, whose product is MKKKVLSVLLLSVALWMNAQEKDSLNQKKIEEVVITGQYMQQSINKSIYKVDVIDAEQIKNMAATNVAEVLNQSLNIQITPDTRSGNSTANIMGLNGDYVKILIDNIPVVGDTGLGSNIDLTKITLSNIERIEIVKGSMGVEYGNGAVAGVINIITKKTGTKKVSVRGSVQEETVRDNYDLKKRGNGRHIQNLNIDYNISNEWFASINFNHNQFMGYEGESKGYKYFGQDNQRGYDWNPKDQYDASALLRYTKNKTTFFYKLSYLNEKFNFYNPEVSRNPLNDGMGGVSYESRDRKYNTDRWVHQFNIQTNLGHIRYMGDFSYQNQDRKYYDYNYDIPNRAIKSRQDEKSYYKTDVIYSRGMFSNFLDSKVFDFQLGYELDYTNGYAALIAGDFFGEAVKRKIFTYSNFLSAEWNVSDKFSLRPGVRLSLSENFNNQYNYSLSARYKTSENSNLRAIIGSANRFPKYDELYTYFVNLNHDVQGNPDLNPEKGFSAGLFWNQNFSVDNGWKIAYGVDALYLDVRDRIEMVMVKEPSTYKYMNLNTYKNLLFSANVDFRKDQFALSLRGSVNGTSVSMNELKSSSPTDFQYLVQAGASATYKLKNTDTNFALYYKFTGPDRIYVSDGTGGFRLGKVDSFHMMDFIVSQPFWNKHFEISAGVKNIFDVTRLNSTAVAGSAHAAANGVVNLYYGRSYFARLMFQF